The Abyssicoccus albus genome includes a region encoding these proteins:
- a CDS encoding metal-sensitive transcriptional regulator: MKYDKKLIHRINRIQGQLNGVVKMMEEEQDCKDVVTQLSASKGSIQRLMGIIVSENLVECIKDAEGSEAEQEMINQAIELIVKSK, translated from the coding sequence ATGAAATATGATAAGAAATTAATCCATCGAATTAATCGAATTCAAGGACAATTGAACGGAGTCGTTAAGATGATGGAAGAAGAACAAGATTGTAAAGATGTTGTGACGCAGTTGAGTGCATCAAAAGGATCGATTCAACGATTAATGGGGATTATTGTCAGTGAAAATTTAGTAGAATGTATTAAAGACGCTGAGGGTAGTGAGGCTGAGCAGGAGATGATCAATCAAGCGATAGAGTTGATCGTGAAGAGTAAATAA
- a CDS encoding DsrE/DsrF/DrsH-like family protein yields the protein MMPMTTKHMKNFTNEEFKTLSDNAQLIDVRTKEEVQLGTIHNAINHPIEEIDTFDLPKDRTYYVFCRSGGRSARASEFLSDQGYEIINLDGGYLSYQDQHLSEETIETDREKVKSNRKKVDYSGLQCPGPIVNISQELNQMKDGEQLDITVTDKGFVNDIKSYVNQTKHKAILLEEYDDYIHAIIEKQTPGDMEVVNSGNKTTIVLFSGDLDKAVAAMIIANGAKASGRDVSIFFTFWGLSALKKASTTKVKKDGIAKMFDMMLPKKAIQMPLSKMNMFGLGNKMMRYTMNSKNVNSLPTLLDTASNLGVKFIACTMSMNVMGISKEELRTDVEYGGVAMYIAETEHANHNLFI from the coding sequence ATCATGCCAATGACAACAAAACATATGAAAAACTTTACAAACGAAGAATTCAAGACACTTTCAGACAACGCACAATTAATCGATGTGAGAACTAAAGAAGAAGTACAGTTAGGTACAATTCATAATGCAATCAACCATCCGATTGAAGAAATAGATACATTTGATTTACCAAAAGACCGCACATACTACGTATTCTGTAGATCAGGTGGACGAAGTGCAAGAGCAAGTGAGTTCCTATCTGATCAAGGTTATGAGATTATTAACTTGGATGGTGGTTACTTGTCTTATCAAGATCAACATCTATCAGAAGAAACAATCGAAACAGATCGTGAAAAGGTCAAATCAAACCGTAAAAAAGTAGATTATAGTGGTCTTCAATGTCCTGGTCCTATCGTCAACATTAGCCAAGAGTTAAATCAAATGAAAGACGGTGAACAATTAGATATCACTGTGACAGACAAAGGTTTTGTCAACGATATTAAAAGTTACGTGAACCAAACAAAGCATAAGGCAATTTTATTAGAAGAGTATGATGACTACATTCATGCCATTATTGAAAAGCAGACACCAGGAGATATGGAAGTTGTAAATTCAGGTAACAAAACAACCATCGTCTTATTCAGTGGTGATTTAGATAAAGCAGTTGCTGCAATGATTATCGCGAATGGAGCAAAAGCTAGCGGTCGTGACGTATCAATATTCTTCACATTCTGGGGACTTAGCGCATTAAAGAAAGCATCCACGACGAAAGTGAAAAAAGACGGAATCGCAAAAATGTTCGACATGATGCTGCCTAAAAAAGCAATCCAGATGCCATTATCAAAGATGAATATGTTTGGACTTGGAAATAAAATGATGCGCTATACGATGAACAGTAAAAATGTTAATTCATTACCGACGTTACTAGATACCGCTTCTAACTTAGGCGTGAAATTCATTGCATGTACGATGAGCATGAATGTCATGGGTATTTCTAAAGAGGAACTTAGAACAGACGTAGAATACGGCGGCGTTGCAATGTATATTGCCGAAACTGAGCACGCCAACCATAATCTATTTATTTAA
- the cstB gene encoding persulfide dioxygenase-sulfurtransferase CstB, whose translation MFFKQFYNDHLSHASYLIGCQRTNEALIVDPNKDLQQYIDVANKEGFTITQAVETHIHADYASGIRDVAKLLNAHIHVSKEGDDSLGYKNMPDNTHFVGHDDIIKVGHIELKVLHTPGHTPESISFLLTDIGGGSSVPMGLFTGDFLFIGDIGRPDLLEKAVSVEGSTEIGAKAMFKSIQSTKDLPDYIQIWPGHGAGSPCGKALGAIPMSTLGYERENNWAFKITDESQFIDALTSEQPDPPTHFAKMKEINQFGSELISPYEVYPLAHDDKSLLHFDLRSREAFHGGHQRGAINIPYDKNFINQIGFYLNYDEEVILIGDRDTVNQAAKTLQWIGFNQVKGYIKPSTDIMTNTVDAAAITGQEEHILDIRSQDEYNRGHIEHAVHIPHGRLMKEDIPFNHDDKIYVHCQSGLRSSIAIGILEHRGFTNIINVKEGYSKINV comes from the coding sequence ATGTTTTTTAAACAATTTTACAATGACCATTTATCACACGCATCTTACTTAATCGGTTGTCAAAGAACGAATGAAGCATTAATCGTTGACCCTAACAAAGACTTACAACAATATATTGATGTCGCAAATAAAGAAGGCTTTACGATTACTCAAGCTGTTGAAACTCACATTCATGCCGACTATGCATCAGGTATTCGTGATGTCGCAAAATTACTGAACGCACACATCCATGTGTCTAAAGAAGGTGATGACTCGTTAGGATATAAAAACATGCCTGACAATACACACTTCGTTGGACATGATGATATCATTAAAGTCGGCCATATTGAATTAAAAGTATTGCACACACCAGGCCATACACCTGAAAGTATTAGCTTTTTATTAACAGATATTGGTGGCGGTTCATCCGTTCCAATGGGACTATTTACAGGAGACTTCTTATTTATTGGAGATATTGGACGTCCTGATTTATTAGAAAAAGCAGTCTCAGTAGAAGGTTCTACAGAAATCGGTGCGAAAGCGATGTTCAAGTCCATTCAGTCAACAAAAGACTTACCAGATTATATCCAAATATGGCCTGGTCATGGTGCCGGTAGTCCATGTGGTAAAGCACTCGGTGCCATTCCAATGTCTACACTTGGCTACGAACGAGAGAACAACTGGGCATTTAAAATCACAGATGAATCACAATTTATCGATGCGTTAACAAGTGAACAACCAGATCCACCGACGCACTTTGCAAAAATGAAAGAAATCAATCAATTTGGATCTGAATTAATTTCACCGTATGAAGTATACCCACTCGCTCATGATGATAAATCGTTATTACACTTTGACTTAAGAAGTCGAGAAGCATTTCACGGTGGACACCAACGTGGTGCGATCAATATTCCATATGATAAGAACTTCATCAATCAAATCGGATTTTATTTGAATTATGATGAGGAGGTTATACTCATCGGGGACCGTGATACAGTAAATCAAGCAGCGAAGACGTTACAATGGATTGGCTTCAATCAAGTGAAAGGCTACATTAAACCATCAACTGATATTATGACAAACACTGTCGATGCCGCTGCAATCACTGGTCAAGAGGAACATATTTTAGATATTCGTTCTCAAGATGAATATAATCGTGGTCATATTGAGCATGCCGTTCATATTCCGCACGGTCGGTTAATGAAAGAAGACATTCCATTTAACCATGATGATAAAATTTACGTTCACTGTCAATCTGGTCTACGTAGTAGTATTGCCATTGGAATATTAGAGCATCGTGGATTTACAAATATCATTAACGTTAAAGAAGGATATTCAAAAATAAACGTATAA
- a CDS encoding aldehyde dehydrogenase family protein has product MVNVRDYIDESYKLLINGEFVDAESGETLKTYSPSTGEELATFAKAGQADVDKAVSAAQEAFKTWSKTSLQERQALLHKIADKIEENADRIAYAESMDNGKVLRESTGIDIPLGTDHFRYFAGVPRTELGTVTEMDENTMSLVTSEPIGVVGAVVAWNFPFLLASWKLAPALAAGCTIVIQPSSSTPLSMLELAKIMQEVLPKGVVNILTGKGSESGDMIFNHEGVDKLSFTGSTEVGYSVADAGAKRLVPATLELGGKSANIIFDDANFEQALEGAQIGILFNQGQVCSAGSRVLVQEGIYDKFVDALVKKFEDIKIGNPLEEGSILGSITSEGQLKKIMGYMDTAKEEGCKILTGGERVTGGEFDKGFYFKPTIIEVPNNSVTVAQEEIFGPVITVQKFSTKEEAIDIANDSIYGLAGGVFSTNINTALDVARNVRTGRMWVNTYNQVPSGAPFGGYKKSGIGRETYKDAIANFQQTKNIYINTLDATMGLYE; this is encoded by the coding sequence ATGGTTAACGTTAGAGATTATATCGACGAAAGTTATAAATTATTAATTAATGGTGAATTTGTAGACGCTGAAAGTGGCGAAACATTAAAGACATACTCACCGTCAACAGGTGAAGAATTAGCGACATTCGCTAAAGCGGGTCAAGCGGATGTAGATAAAGCGGTAAGTGCTGCTCAAGAAGCATTCAAAACATGGAGCAAGACTTCATTGCAAGAGCGTCAAGCATTACTTCATAAAATTGCTGATAAAATCGAAGAAAATGCCGATCGTATTGCATATGCAGAGTCTATGGACAATGGTAAAGTATTACGTGAATCAACAGGGATTGATATTCCATTAGGTACAGATCACTTCCGTTACTTTGCAGGTGTTCCTCGTACCGAACTTGGAACGGTGACTGAAATGGATGAGAATACAATGAGTTTGGTTACTAGTGAACCAATCGGAGTTGTTGGTGCGGTTGTCGCATGGAACTTCCCATTTTTACTTGCTTCATGGAAGTTAGCACCAGCACTCGCTGCGGGATGTACGATTGTCATTCAACCATCTTCTTCAACGCCGTTAAGTATGTTAGAGCTTGCTAAAATTATGCAAGAAGTATTACCGAAAGGTGTTGTGAACATTTTAACAGGTAAAGGATCTGAATCTGGTGATATGATCTTCAACCACGAAGGTGTAGATAAATTATCATTTACCGGTTCAACTGAAGTTGGATACTCAGTTGCTGATGCAGGTGCGAAGCGCTTAGTTCCAGCAACGTTAGAGCTTGGTGGTAAGAGCGCGAACATTATCTTTGACGATGCAAACTTTGAGCAAGCATTAGAAGGCGCTCAAATTGGTATCCTATTCAACCAAGGTCAAGTATGTTCTGCAGGAAGCCGTGTACTTGTGCAAGAAGGCATTTACGACAAATTCGTAGATGCACTTGTGAAGAAGTTTGAAGATATTAAGATTGGTAACCCATTAGAAGAAGGTAGTATCCTTGGTTCAATTACAAGTGAAGGTCAATTGAAGAAAATTATGGGCTACATGGACACTGCTAAAGAAGAAGGATGCAAGATTTTAACAGGTGGAGAACGTGTGACAGGTGGAGAATTTGATAAAGGATTCTACTTCAAACCGACAATTATCGAAGTACCAAACAATAGTGTGACAGTAGCACAAGAAGAAATCTTCGGACCTGTTATTACAGTTCAGAAGTTTAGCACGAAAGAAGAAGCGATTGACATTGCGAATGATTCTATTTACGGCTTAGCTGGTGGTGTATTCTCAACAAATATTAATACTGCATTAGACGTTGCACGTAACGTTCGTACTGGTAGAATGTGGGTTAACACATATAACCAAGTACCATCAGGTGCACCGTTTGGTGGATACAAAAAATCAGGAATCGGTCGTGAAACATATAAAGATGCAATTGCGAACTTCCAACAAACGAAAAACATTTACATTAACACATTAGACGCTACTATGGGGTTATACGAATAA
- a CDS encoding alpha-keto acid decarboxylase family protein: MTYTVGHYLFDRLVDVGVDRVFGVPGDFNLTFLDTIVSHDKLQWIGNTNELNAAYAADGYGRINGISAMVTTYGVGELSTVNGVAGSYAERVPVVAITGGPTSVVEHAGKYVHHTLGEGDFKDFQKMFEPITVAQTRLTQVNAKEEIDRVIRLAIMEQRPVHIHLPVDVAAKEVEEGLLEFDVTEKNITSEHKQWLSELKETIDNSKQPVILTGHEINSFKLHDELKAFVEATNIPIAQLSLGKGAIDETIDQYIGMYAGAISEDDVRNYVDSSDCIINIGAKLTDSATAGFSQKFDAKDMQIINHRNTDILNYHDEDIALSVWLKELQDLGINKRNDEYKTYQHQYDVLVDEVTGNELTQKSLHSLMNQYLEPNDILLAEQGTSFFGAYEMHLPSKVSYIGQPLWGSIGYTLPALLGTQMADLDRRNILMIGDGSLQLTVQSISTMIREGIKPIIFVVNNDGYTVERIIHGEKQHYNDIKMWDYKSIPATFGAKEGEVELHDVKTDKQFVEVFEKINKNKEVMHYVELHTAVMDAPENLYEIGKAFANQNK; the protein is encoded by the coding sequence ATGACATATACAGTAGGACATTATTTATTTGATCGATTAGTAGATGTAGGTGTAGATCGAGTGTTTGGAGTACCTGGTGACTTCAACTTGACATTTCTAGACACAATTGTCAGTCATGACAAATTACAATGGATCGGTAATACGAATGAATTGAATGCGGCTTATGCAGCGGATGGATATGGGCGTATCAATGGTATCAGTGCAATGGTGACAACATACGGTGTTGGAGAATTGAGTACAGTTAACGGGGTCGCTGGTTCATATGCAGAACGTGTACCCGTTGTTGCAATTACTGGTGGTCCAACGTCAGTTGTTGAACATGCTGGGAAATATGTTCACCATACGTTAGGTGAGGGAGACTTCAAAGATTTCCAAAAAATGTTCGAGCCGATTACAGTTGCTCAAACGAGATTGACTCAAGTGAATGCAAAGGAAGAGATCGATCGAGTGATTCGCCTTGCAATTATGGAACAACGTCCAGTGCATATTCATTTGCCAGTTGATGTCGCAGCGAAAGAAGTAGAAGAAGGGTTACTTGAATTCGATGTGACGGAGAAAAATATTACGTCTGAACATAAACAATGGTTGAGTGAATTGAAAGAAACAATTGACAATAGTAAGCAACCAGTTATTTTAACTGGTCATGAGATTAATAGCTTTAAGCTTCATGATGAATTGAAAGCATTCGTTGAAGCAACGAATATCCCAATCGCTCAATTATCTTTAGGTAAAGGTGCAATTGATGAGACGATTGATCAATATATCGGAATGTATGCAGGGGCAATTTCTGAAGATGATGTGCGTAACTATGTGGATTCAAGTGACTGCATCATAAATATCGGAGCGAAGTTAACGGATTCTGCAACAGCTGGATTCTCACAAAAATTTGATGCAAAAGATATGCAGATCATTAATCATCGCAATACTGATATTCTGAATTATCATGATGAAGATATTGCGTTAAGTGTATGGCTTAAAGAATTACAAGATTTAGGCATTAATAAACGTAACGATGAGTACAAAACTTATCAACATCAATACGATGTGTTAGTTGATGAAGTAACGGGTAATGAATTAACACAAAAATCATTACACAGCTTAATGAATCAGTACTTAGAACCTAATGATATATTGCTGGCTGAACAAGGAACATCATTCTTTGGTGCGTATGAAATGCACTTACCATCAAAAGTGAGCTACATTGGTCAACCTTTATGGGGGTCAATTGGATATACGTTACCGGCATTGTTAGGCACTCAGATGGCTGACTTAGATCGCCGTAATATCTTGATGATCGGTGATGGTTCACTTCAACTCACAGTTCAATCCATTTCAACAATGATTAGAGAAGGCATTAAGCCGATTATATTTGTAGTGAATAATGACGGTTACACAGTTGAACGTATTATTCACGGAGAGAAACAACACTACAATGACATTAAAATGTGGGACTATAAATCAATACCTGCAACATTTGGTGCTAAAGAAGGTGAAGTTGAACTTCACGATGTGAAAACTGATAAACAATTTGTTGAAGTGTTTGAAAAGATTAATAAGAATAAAGAAGTCATGCATTATGTTGAATTACACACAGCGGTAATGGATGCACCTGAAAACTTATACGAGATAGGCAAAGCATTTGCAAATCAAAATAAGTAA
- a CDS encoding MarR family winged helix-turn-helix transcriptional regulator: protein MTSHHDEIMTFYFAYHTFTETADEILSEFGLRRQHHRFLFFIARREGMSLKELIKVLEISKQGSHKTLQDLKLQGYIIERNNEQDRRVKHLYLTRKGKLLEQKLTEAQSKRMAQIFDKVGHDWFEVMHEYANERQGYRDFVENLMQKSPHYKEDE from the coding sequence ATGACATCACACCACGATGAAATTATGACTTTTTATTTTGCATATCATACATTCACAGAAACCGCCGATGAAATTTTATCCGAGTTCGGACTACGTCGCCAACATCATCGATTTTTATTTTTTATCGCACGCCGCGAAGGGATGTCTTTGAAAGAGTTAATTAAAGTGTTAGAAATCTCAAAGCAAGGCAGCCATAAAACGTTACAAGACTTGAAATTACAAGGATATATCATAGAGCGTAATAACGAACAAGATCGGCGTGTTAAACATTTATATTTAACACGCAAAGGAAAATTGCTAGAACAAAAATTAACTGAAGCACAATCAAAGCGCATGGCTCAAATTTTTGATAAAGTAGGACATGATTGGTTCGAAGTCATGCATGAATATGCGAATGAACGGCAAGGGTATCGTGATTTTGTAGAAAACTTAATGCAAAAATCACCACATTATAAGGAGGATGAATAA
- a CDS encoding nuclease-related domain-containing protein — protein MILKNLKCSNTLNYLQNANNRCTLNETDEHQLQTLMKGIEGERLFLNCFEHCENILKLWDLQIDYRGLVQFDILFIVQGVVYHFEIKNYNGLFVEQGDNLQGPSGFIYRGIYSQLDRQHMMLKNVCQGFKVVSKIVMINPGFKINTNRSDIIFHSDLDELVRKFAQVESFTAMDLKLARKLEAMHIQDSKFDRIFYYPFNELKKGLKCPNCRKILEHPVKTKKKIICSCGHMINKREAIMLSIDEIECLKNDYFTCSEVSEWAGVSANMVYRILRNEDAYDRIGHFKDARYRKKRHQSKSEIL, from the coding sequence ATGATTTTAAAAAATTTAAAATGTAGTAATACTTTGAACTATCTTCAAAATGCTAATAATCGTTGTACTTTGAATGAAACGGACGAACATCAATTGCAGACATTAATGAAAGGGATTGAAGGTGAACGCCTGTTTTTGAATTGCTTCGAACATTGCGAGAACATATTGAAGCTATGGGATTTACAAATCGATTATCGAGGTTTAGTTCAGTTCGATATATTATTTATTGTTCAAGGTGTTGTGTATCATTTTGAAATAAAAAATTATAACGGTTTATTTGTTGAACAAGGAGATAATTTGCAAGGCCCGTCAGGATTTATTTACCGAGGGATTTATTCTCAATTGGACCGTCAACATATGATGCTGAAAAATGTATGCCAAGGGTTTAAAGTAGTATCAAAAATTGTAATGATCAATCCAGGGTTTAAAATAAATACGAATCGTAGTGATATAATATTTCATAGTGATTTGGATGAATTGGTGAGGAAATTTGCTCAAGTTGAATCGTTCACTGCAATGGATTTAAAATTAGCTCGGAAACTTGAAGCAATGCATATTCAGGACAGTAAGTTTGATCGAATTTTTTACTATCCTTTTAATGAATTGAAGAAAGGATTGAAATGTCCTAACTGTAGAAAAATTTTAGAGCATCCAGTCAAAACTAAAAAGAAAATTATTTGTTCATGTGGTCATATGATAAATAAGCGTGAAGCGATCATGTTGAGTATAGATGAAATTGAATGTTTGAAAAATGATTATTTTACGTGTAGTGAAGTCTCTGAATGGGCTGGAGTATCGGCAAATATGGTATATCGAATTTTAAGAAATGAAGATGCGTACGATCGAATAGGACATTTTAAAGACGCACGTTATCGGAAAAAGCGACATCAGAGTAAATCGGAGATACTCTGA